The Deinococcus apachensis DSM 19763 genome has a segment encoding these proteins:
- the rpmE gene encoding 50S ribosomal protein L31 — translation MKKDAHPKAVPTKIIYQGKVVMETLSTRPEIHVDVWSGAHPFWTGEERFVDTEGRVDKFNKRFGDSYRNRNKK, via the coding sequence ATGAAGAAAGATGCCCACCCCAAGGCTGTGCCCACCAAGATCATCTACCAGGGCAAGGTCGTCATGGAAACCCTCTCGACCCGCCCCGAGATTCACGTGGACGTGTGGAGCGGCGCGCACCCCTTCTGGACCGGCGAGGAGCGCTTCGTCGACACCGAGGGCCGCGTGGACAAGTTCAACAAGCGTTTCGGCGACAGCTACCGCAACCGGAACAAGAAGTAA
- a CDS encoding sporulation protein, with the protein MGFLKKMMAAVGVGGAAVDARVQNPAVRVGEELTGVVIVRGGAIEQRIERLNLGLATRYKSDDSYVTHTLFSQPVVGGFDIRPGETREVPFRLTIPAGTPLTLPGTAVWLVTDADIAGAMDPGDNDPLQILPSREMEVVIAAADLLGFRLSASEVEYHHGRIVQELSFRPPYGQYRISELEMMMFPASGGLDVILEVDRRATGLASLFTSEFEQKGRWHVPAGLLAGGPDAVARELQARVQRLS; encoded by the coding sequence ATGGGATTTCTCAAGAAGATGATGGCGGCGGTAGGTGTGGGTGGAGCAGCGGTGGACGCGCGGGTGCAGAACCCGGCGGTGCGGGTCGGCGAGGAATTGACGGGCGTGGTGATCGTGCGGGGCGGGGCCATAGAGCAGCGCATTGAGCGCCTCAACCTCGGCCTGGCGACACGCTACAAATCCGACGACTCGTACGTGACGCACACGCTGTTCTCGCAGCCCGTGGTGGGCGGTTTTGACATCAGGCCCGGCGAGACGCGGGAGGTCCCCTTCCGCCTGACCATCCCGGCGGGCACGCCCCTCACGCTGCCGGGCACCGCGGTGTGGCTGGTCACCGACGCCGACATCGCGGGGGCGATGGACCCCGGGGACAACGACCCGCTCCAGATTCTCCCCAGCCGCGAGATGGAGGTCGTGATTGCGGCGGCGGACCTCCTGGGCTTCCGGCTGAGTGCCAGCGAGGTGGAGTACCACCACGGGCGCATCGTGCAGGAACTCAGCTTCCGGCCCCCCTACGGCCAGTACCGGATCAGCGAGCTGGAGATGATGATGTTCCCCGCATCCGGCGGCCTCGACGTGATCCTGGAGGTGGACCGCCGCGCGACCGGCCTCGCCAGCCTGTTCACCTCGGAATTCGAGCAGAAGGGCCGCTGGCACGTGCCCGCCGGGCTGCTCGCGGGGGGGCCGGACGCCGTCGCCCGCGAGTTGCAGGCGCGGGTGCAGCGGCTGAGCTAG
- a CDS encoding amidohydrolase family protein, whose protein sequence is MTVPPTPDAHAPELLSCDVLYTGIGGGHAPGGVVVANGVIAAAGDPATLRASYPHARERRAGEIIAPPPVNAHTHLDMSAYEFQAMPYFRWIPGVVIAQREKRGVAGALAGAEELARLGVGAVGDIVWSPEVMDGLQARTDLGGVLYFEVIGPFPGRADEIFRGVRERVEAWRRRERPGGPRVGLSPHTPFNVSHRLMRLVTEYAAGEGLPMQIHVAEHPAELDLFQRGGGPIWENRMPALYPETLAEVIGREPQPDLTPVRYLDELGVLAARPTLVHMVNVTADDIARVARAGCPVVTCPRSNAHLECGTFPWAAFAAAGVEVALGTDSVASGGSLDVREDVAFARHLYPDLDPRLLVRAAVKGGHRVTGTPTPQLRRGESWHAHYVW, encoded by the coding sequence ATGACTGTGCCCCCAACTCCCGACGCCCACGCCCCCGAACTCCTTTCCTGCGACGTGCTGTACACCGGGATCGGGGGCGGGCACGCACCGGGCGGGGTGGTGGTGGCGAACGGCGTGATCGCGGCGGCGGGCGACCCGGCGACCCTGCGGGCGAGCTATCCCCACGCGCGGGAGCGAAGAGCAGGCGAGATCATCGCCCCACCCCCCGTCAACGCGCACACGCACCTCGATATGAGCGCCTACGAGTTCCAGGCCATGCCCTACTTCCGCTGGATTCCCGGGGTTGTCATCGCCCAGCGGGAGAAGCGGGGGGTGGCGGGTGCCCTGGCCGGAGCGGAGGAACTCGCGCGGCTGGGGGTGGGCGCGGTGGGGGACATCGTGTGGTCGCCGGAGGTCATGGACGGGTTGCAGGCGAGGACCGACCTCGGCGGTGTCCTCTATTTCGAGGTGATCGGCCCCTTTCCCGGGCGCGCCGACGAGATTTTCCGCGGCGTCCGCGAACGGGTGGAGGCGTGGCGGAGGCGGGAGCGGCCCGGCGGGCCCCGGGTCGGCCTCTCGCCGCACACGCCCTTCAACGTCAGCCACCGCCTGATGCGCCTTGTGACCGAGTACGCGGCGGGGGAGGGCCTGCCTATGCAGATTCACGTGGCCGAGCATCCGGCCGAACTGGACCTGTTTCAGCGGGGCGGCGGCCCCATCTGGGAGAACCGGATGCCTGCCCTCTACCCGGAGACGCTGGCTGAGGTGATCGGGCGGGAGCCGCAGCCCGACCTCACCCCCGTCCGCTACCTTGACGAACTGGGCGTTCTGGCGGCCCGGCCCACCCTGGTCCATATGGTGAACGTGACGGCGGACGATATTGCGCGGGTCGCCCGTGCCGGGTGCCCGGTCGTGACCTGTCCGCGCTCCAACGCTCACCTGGAGTGCGGCACCTTTCCCTGGGCGGCGTTCGCGGCGGCGGGGGTGGAGGTCGCGCTGGGAACGGATTCCGTCGCCAGCGGGGGCAGCCTTGACGTGCGTGAGGACGTGGCCTTCGCCCGCCATCTCTACCCCGACCTCGACCCCCGGCTGCTCGTGCGGGCGGCGGTCAAGGGGGGACACCGGGTGACCGGGACGCCGACCCCGCAACTCCGCCGGGGGGAGAGCTGGCACGCGCACTATGTCTGGTGA